Below is a genomic region from Glaciihabitans sp. INWT7.
GGAACGCGCTCGAGTGCCATGACCGCGACGGCCCCGGCGTCTTCTGCGATACGTGCCTGCTCGGCGGTGACGACATCCATGATGACGCCTCCCTTGAGCATCTCGGCGAGCCCGCGCTTCACGCGGCTCGAGCCAAGGTTTTCGGTGCTGCTGCTGCTGGTGGTGATGTCGGTCACTTCTCGCCTCTCTGATGCTCCGCAGGTGCCGCGAAGCGACCCCATTCTAAGCCGGGGATACTGAGCGTTGCCGTGGGTTACGGGCGCGGCCAGGCCGCGGCGACCTCGGCACGCACATCGCCGAGAAGCCGGGGCATGGCTTTGGTGCCGGCGATGATCGGGAAGAAGTTCGAATCCTGCGCCCACCGGGGCACGATGTGCTGGTGGAGGTGTTCGGCGATGCCCGCTCCGGCGATGCCGCCCTGATTCATCCCGATGTTGAAGCCGTCGCAGTCGGCGGTGGCGCGCAACACCCGCATCGCGGTCTGGGTGAGAGCCGCCATCTCGGTGACCTCTTCCTGCGTCGCCTCGTCGTAGCTGGCGACGTGCCGGTACGGGCACACCAAGAGGTGACCGGCGTTGTACGGGAAGAGGTTGAGAAGCACGAAGCAGGTCTTCCCGCGCGCCACGATGAGGGCCTTCTCGTCGCTCATCGACGGCGCGATGCAGAACGGGCACTCGTCTTTGTGCGGTTGCGGACCAGCCTTGATGTAGACGAGTCGGTGAGGGGTCCACAGTCGCTGGAACGCATCCGGAACCGCCGCGAAATCCTCTGCAGACTCGATCTCGATGCCCGCGAACTCGTCGGGGCCGTAGCTGCCGGTCACGTCAGACCTGTGCCCGGGTCGCTATCGCCGTGGTGATCCTCTCGATCGCCTCCGCGATCGGCACACCGTTGTCCTGGTGCCCGTCACGGTAGCGGAAGCTCACGGCGCCCGCAGCGCGATCCTCTTCACCGGCGATCAGCTGGAACGGCACCTTCAGCTTGGTGTGGGTGCGGATCTTCTTCGGCATCCGGTCATTCGAGTCGTCGAGCTCCGCCCGCACTCCGGCGTCGCGCAGCTGGCGGATGACGTCACCGAGGTACTCCTCGTACTGCTCCGCCACCGGGATGCCGACCACCTGCACCGGCGACAGCCACACCGGGAAGGCGCCGGCATAGTGTTCGAGCAGGATGGCGAAGAAGCGTTCGATCGAGCCGAGGAGGGCCCGATGGATCATCACCGGTTGCTGACGGGTGCCATCGGCGGCCGTGTACTCCAGCCCGAAACGTTCCGGCTGGTTGAAGTCGAGCTGCACGGTGGACAGCTGCCAGGTCCGTCCGATCGCATCCCGCGCCTGCACAGAGATCTTGGGGCCGTAGAATGCCGCGCCGCCGTGGTCGATCACGAATTCGAGTCCGGATTCGGTGGCCACCTGGCGGAGGGTCTCCGTCGCGTCGTCCCACGCCTGGTCGGTGCCGACGGACTTCTCGGGATCGCGGGTGGACAGTTCGAGGTAGAAGTCGTCGAGACCGTAACCGCGAAGGGTCTCGAAGACGAAGTCGAGCTGGCTGGAGATCTCGCCCTTCACCTGCTCCGGAGTGACGTAGATGTGCGCGTCATCCTGGGTGAGCCCGCGCACACGAGTCAGGCCAGACAGGGTGCCGCTCTTCTCGTAGCGGTAGACGGTGCCGAACTCCGCCAGGCGCAGCGGGAGCTCGCGGTAGCTGCGCCCTCGCGCGCGGAAGATCAGGTTGTGGAACGGGCAGTTCATGGGCTTGAGGTAGTAGTCCTGGCCCTGGCGGGTGACGTGACCCTCGTCATCCACCTCCTCGTCGAGATGCATCGCCGGGAACATGCCTTCCTTGTACCACTGCAGGTGCCCGCTGGTCTCGAACAGGCTGCCCTTGGTGATGTGCGGCGAATAGACCTGCTCGTACCCGTTTGCGATGAGGCGGTCGCGCATGTAGTTCTCGATCTCGGCCCGGATGATTCCGCCCTTGGGGTGGAACACGGCGAGGCCGGATCCGATCTCCTCGGGGAAGGAGAACAGGTCCAGTTCGGCACCGAGCTTGCGATGGTCGCGCTTGGCCGCCTCCTCCTGCCGGGTGATGTAGGCCCGCAGGTCGTCCTTCGTTGCCCAGGCTGTGCCGTAGACCCGCTGGAGTTGCTTGTTCTTCTCGGAGCCTCGCCAGTACGCCGCAGCACTGCGCGTGAGCGCGTAGCCATTGCCGATCAGGCGGGTGTTCGGCAGGTGCGGGCCGCGGCACAGGTCTTTCCACACCGTCTCGCCGGTGCGCGGGTCGACGTTGTCGTAAATGGTGAGCTCCGCGCCGCCGACCTCGACGGACTCATTGTCGTCGGTGCCGCCGGAGCCTTCGGTCGGATGCCCCTTCAGCCCAATGAGTTCGAGCTTGTAGGGCTCGTTCGCGAGCTCCGCCCGAGCTTCATCCTCGGTGACCACCCGCCGAACGAACCGCTGTCCCGCCTTGATGATGCGTTCCATGGCCTTGTCGATGGCCTTGAGGTCTTCCGGGGTCAGCGGGGTCTCGACGTCGAAGTCGTAGTAGAAGCCATCGGTGATGGGCGGCCCGATCCCGAGCTTGGCCTCCGGGTTGATCGACTGCAGCGCCTGGGCGGTCACGTGGGCGGCGGAATGGCGCAGGATGCTGAGCCCGTCCGGCGACGAGAGGAGCACCGGTTCGACGATCTCGCCCTCGCTGACAGATGCCGCGAGATCACGCAGTTCCCCTCCGACCCGCATCGCGATGACCTGGCGATCGGTGAAGAGCTCGAACCCGGTGGTCGCCTCCGCCGCCGTGATCGACTCGAGGATGGGCTCGTTGCCGGCGGGCGAATCTGACACGACGGATGTCTCCTTGCGTTGGACAGAGTCTGCGCCGAGAGGCGCGACAGGGGTGTCTCAACTTTAGCGTCGCGCGGTGATGGGGCCGGGTCAGCTCAGGAAGAGCCGCCGTCCCCGGCTGCGGCGCTTCACCGCTCGGGCCACCGCCGCTGCGATGTCCGCCGACGCGACGGCGCCGAACTCCACCGGTGAGGCGATGACGCCGGCGATGCGATCCGCGCGGGCGGCATCCGGAATCCGCGAGGTGGCCACGAGAACCGTGCCGTTCGACTGATCGCGCACCGGAAACCAACTCTCGGAGAGATAGGTCTCGTCGGGCCACTGGTCTACGAGGTCGTGATCCACATGGGTGCGGGCGAGATTGAGCACCGGCAGGTTCCAGGCGCGCGCCAGCACCGAACGCAGGGCCACGGGATCCAGGGCTCCCTGCGTGACGAGCACCGCGTCGACTGCGATTCCGGAGAGCGCGCTCTCGACGGAAGCCCGGGCGAGTTGCTTCGCCGAGACAAGGCCAGAGGAGACGAGAAGATCGGCAAAAGCGGTGCGCTCGGCAGAGGAGTCATCGCTTTCCGGGTACATGTACCCCAGTGTCGCGAAAACTGTACCCAATCACCATTCCCCACTAGGTGGGACAGAACGACCTGTCATGAGTTCCACCCGCCGCCGGAAATCTGTCTCGACCGCT
It encodes:
- the thrS gene encoding threonine--tRNA ligase, with the translated sequence MRVGGELRDLAASVSEGEIVEPVLLSSPDGLSILRHSAAHVTAQALQSINPEAKLGIGPPITDGFYYDFDVETPLTPEDLKAIDKAMERIIKAGQRFVRRVVTEDEARAELANEPYKLELIGLKGHPTEGSGGTDDNESVEVGGAELTIYDNVDPRTGETVWKDLCRGPHLPNTRLIGNGYALTRSAAAYWRGSEKNKQLQRVYGTAWATKDDLRAYITRQEEAAKRDHRKLGAELDLFSFPEEIGSGLAVFHPKGGIIRAEIENYMRDRLIANGYEQVYSPHITKGSLFETSGHLQWYKEGMFPAMHLDEEVDDEGHVTRQGQDYYLKPMNCPFHNLIFRARGRSYRELPLRLAEFGTVYRYEKSGTLSGLTRVRGLTQDDAHIYVTPEQVKGEISSQLDFVFETLRGYGLDDFYLELSTRDPEKSVGTDQAWDDATETLRQVATESGLEFVIDHGGAAFYGPKISVQARDAIGRTWQLSTVQLDFNQPERFGLEYTAADGTRQQPVMIHRALLGSIERFFAILLEHYAGAFPVWLSPVQVVGIPVAEQYEEYLGDVIRQLRDAGVRAELDDSNDRMPKKIRTHTKLKVPFQLIAGEEDRAAGAVSFRYRDGHQDNGVPIAEAIERITTAIATRAQV
- a CDS encoding HIT domain-containing protein, translating into MEIESAEDFAAVPDAFQRLWTPHRLVYIKAGPQPHKDECPFCIAPSMSDEKALIVARGKTCFVLLNLFPYNAGHLLVCPYRHVASYDEATQEEVTEMAALTQTAMRVLRATADCDGFNIGMNQGGIAGAGIAEHLHQHIVPRWAQDSNFFPIIAGTKAMPRLLGDVRAEVAAAWPRP